The Acanthopagrus latus isolate v.2019 chromosome 6, fAcaLat1.1, whole genome shotgun sequence genome includes a region encoding these proteins:
- the romo1 gene encoding reactive oxygen species modulator 1 — translation MPVAVGPYGQTQPNCFDRVKMGFMMGFAVGMAAGAMFGTFSCLRIGMRGRELMGGVGKTMMQSGGTFGTFMAIGMGIRC, via the exons ATGCCGGTGGCTGTAGGTCCATATGGCCAGACCCAGCCCAACTGTTTTGACCGGGTCAAGATGGGCTTCATGATGGGGTTTGCAGTAGGAATGGCTGCCGGAGCCATGTTTGGCACGTTTTCGTGTCTCAG GATCGGCATGCGTGGCAGGGAGCTGATGGGAGGAGTAGGGAAGACCATGATGCAGAGCGGCGGGACGTTTGGCACCTTCATGGCCATCGGTATGGGCATCCGCTGCTGA